DNA from Drosophila suzukii chromosome 2R, CBGP_Dsuzu_IsoJpt1.0, whole genome shotgun sequence:
GTCATCAGGCCATCATACGTGCTCGAGTCGACGGCAATGAACGCGTGGAGCTGGCCTACAAACTGGAGGGAGTCACTGCCTTGGCCTTGGATCAGCAGTCCGATATGATTTACTATGCTCACGGCAAGCGGATTGATGCCATCGATATCAATGGAAAGAACAAGTGAGTTTGGAGGACCATTGCTTCTTTTTCGTCCTTAACTTATATCGGTTATCTAATTCTATTTTACTCCAGAAAAACCCTGGTTTCTATGCACATCTCGCAAGTGATCAATATCGCCGCCTTGGGTGGATTTGTCTACTGGTTGGATGACAAAACTGGAGTGGAGCGCATAACTGTCACTGGCGAGAGACGATCTGCTGAACTGCAGCGCTTGCCGCAGATCACCGACATCCGTGCCGTTTGGACACCTGATCCGAAGGTGCTGCGCAACCACACCTGCCTGCACAGTCGCACCAAGTGCTCCCACATCTGCATCGCCAGCGGCGAGGGAATGGCTCGAACCCGCGACGTCTGCTCCTGCCCCAAGCATCTAATGCTGCTGGAGGACAAGGAGAACTGCGGCGCCTTTCCCGCCTGTGGCCCAGATCATTTCACGTGCGCGGCTCCCGTATCGGGAATTAGTGACGTGAACAAGGACTGCATACCCGCCTCCTGGCGTTGTGACGGCCAGAAGGACTGTCCGGACAAGTCGGACGAGGTGGGTTGTCCCACATGCCGTGCGGATCAGTTTAGCTGTCAGTCGGGCGAGTGCATCGACAAGTCGCTGGTGTGCGATGGCACTACCAACTGCGCTAATGGTCATGACGAAGCGGATTGTTGTAAGCGACCAGGGGAGTTTCAGTGTCCCATCAATAAGGTGAGTTAGCTTAATCACAAAGGGGCGAACTTGTATAACTCTGTAATAATTATTCTAGCTCTGCATATCGGCCGCCCTGCTCTGCGATGGCTGGGAGAATTGCGCCGACGGAGCCGATGAGTCTTCAGACATTTGCCTGCAGCGTCGCATGGCGCCCGCTACTGACAAACGTGCCTTTATGATTCTAATAGGAGCCACCATGATCACCATCTTCTCAATTGTCTACTTGCTGCAGTTCTGCCGCACGCGGATTGGCAAGAGTCGAACGGAGCCAAAGGACGATCAGGCCACGGATCCATTGTCACCCTCGACGCTAAGTAAATCTCAAAGGGTGTCTAAGATCGCCTCCGTCGCGGATGCCGTTCGGATGTCTACGCTTAACTCGCGCAACAGCATGAACTCCTACGACCGCAATCACATCACTGGTGCCTCGAGTTCAACGACGAATGGAAGTAGTATGGTGGCGTATCCCATAAATCCTCCACCCTCGCCGGCGACCAGGTCACGACGCCCATACAGGCACTACAAGATCATCAACCAGCCACCGCCGCCCACGCCCTGCTCCACAGACATTTGTGACGAGTCCGACTCAAATTATACTAGCAAATCGAACAGCAATAACAGTAACGGAGGGGCCACGAAGCATTCTTCCAGTTCCGCGGCCGCTTGCCTACAATACGGGTACGACAGTGAGCCGTATCCGCCGCCGCCAACACCGCGCTCGCATTACCACAGCGATGTGCGCATTGTGCCGGAGTCCTCCTGCCCGCCATCGCCGTCATCAAGGAGCTCCACGTACTTTTCGCCGCTCCCGCCCCCGCCATCACCAGTACAGTCACCCAGTCGGGGTTTTACGTAACATTTTGAGATTTTCATGTAAagcgagagagggagagcaaCATATCACTTCTGTGCAGAGCTTTTCGTTTTATCacctttattattttcacagTTCTAAATTCTTCCACTGATTTGTAAATATGTATGTGTTTAATTGGTCATTTAAGGCTTTAACTAATTTTAATCATAGCTTAGAGAGAGCGTCCATGCCTGGAGGACTTATTCGATCTCGTTAAGTTTCATTTTGCCAGATAGCCCGAAATATATTGCAGTACAATGCATTGCAACCATGCGCCACAATAGACTGCAAATTTTTgtaagcgaaatgcaattaaTAGCAATTACCTTAGCTCTAAATGATGTAATATTGAATAAGTGAGTCTTTTGAAATTCCGTGTGCCAAATTTTCCGAAACCTGACAGAAAATTCACAATTGATTTACACCTAGCTACgcaattttgatttaaatgcatttaacACCTAGACTTAGTTTAATATTTAGTTCTAAAGTGTAAATAGATAATTCTATTATGAAAGCAATATTGACGAATGTGCGACTAATTCAACTGTCTTCTTAATTGTTATAAACACCAAAAAGTGCCTCAGTAATAcgtgtgttttttgtttaatcTTAAATTCTCCtatatcatttatttttatttatagatAATACAAATGAATAGTTAGTTATTCATACAAAGTAGGTTTTTGCAATAAACAATTGAAGTAAATTCATATTTATAGTTAATTTTAGAAAACTTAATATGTaacaaacaatatttttaaatgtaaaatgcagtatttttaacaaaattaaatatcgacttttatttttgaagCTCTTATTCCAGCTGACATTCCTAGATGGCGCCACAGAAATGGTATGTAGATGGGAAGATTATTTTAGGTAAAGTAAATTACATGTATTATACAGGCAATATTCAACGTTATAGGAAGTATCTACGTATTAGTTTAATTCGGGTTAACTACAAAACCTTTCtgctaaattaaaagaaaCTCATTTACATAAATGGtagtttattataaaaatcaCAACGGTAGAAATAAATACTATTCAACAAAATGGAATGTTGCTGGTAAACAAAATAACACAGTGCTGCGTATGTAATTGGTATGTACATGTACACGAACGTTATGAATTGACTACAGACTAGAATACAAATATGATTTATTGCACTGGGTACTTAAGTTGGTTTCATGCCGAACCAACTCATTTTCCAATTCAAAGTGTCATGCAGCAGCTTTTCCTCCTCGGATGTCAGTTGAAGTAAAGTTGATACGGCTCGGACAAGATGTCTTGCTTCCACCTAGGAGAGTTCGCATGAATTGTGGATAATTGAGCGGAAAATGGGTAAAGAACAAACCTCTCGGCTGGTCAAGAACTTCACAATAACATGTTTcaaatattgaaaattaaCTTCGTCCATTATGACGCAATTGCCTTTCTCGCCCGATGAAAATGCCTCAAGTGATGAGCTAGAGATCCTGTGGCCAGGGATCGTTGTCGGATGAGATTCGGTATCCATAGAAATTTGCGCACTGCGAAAATCCTTTTGCACGGTTTTCTTGAGGTCGACCAATCGCTGatttaatgtttttattgtcTAGACCAAAAAGAGGTTCATTATAGTTAGCACTAACAGTATGTTAGCTTTCAAACTTACCTTATTTTTCTCGATTATTTCCAGCTGAACGCCCTCGAATTCTGTCAACTTTTGAGCATTATCCTGGGCTGTGCTGCTAACCTGTTGCAGAGTTTGACGGACTTCACATATATCTCTCTCCAGTTGGTTATTCCTATCCTGGAGATCGGTGGCTTCGCTACGCTCCAAGCGCAACTGCTGCCGTAAAATGTCTTCGCTCTGGGCGATTTCCGCATTGCGAAGAATTGCAGTCATTTTCTCCTCTCGTTCGATTTCCAGCTGCATTATAGTTTCGTCCAGCTGCTCCTGCTTTTCAGTCGCTTGGGTCCGTAGCTTTTGGGCCACCTGCTCGGCATTCGAGGCGTACTCGGTGAACCTGTCATCCGCCGCCGTGAGACGAGTCTTGAGATCTTTTACTTCTGTTTCCAGATTTTGCTGAGAACATTCAGTTTATTGGTTTATAAAATCTCCATCATGCGAAATAGGACATTGAAGGTAAACATTTATACGTGCATGATTCAAGGAAAAAgtttaccaatcagttgcCAACGTTTAAAAATCAGTTTAATACAGAAAGGAAAACATTTACAATCGAAAACTACATAATAGGTGTGGTGGGAAATTCCAATCCCCAAAAAGTGGTGTTAAGTAACAGAGGAACTTAAAGGTTAAAGTTAGTACTGCGTTGTAGGGTTTGTTAGTGTTACAAGTCCCAATGGAAATCGTCAGCACCGGGTGGCATACTCACAGATTTGTTGCGCTCAAAGAGGATTTGCTGCTCGTTCTCCTCTCGGCACTCTTTTAGTGCCACACTCAGCTCATCGATTTCCTCCTCCAGCAGCTTGACCTGGTATTCAAGAGGATTAATGAAATTATTAGTACGTCATTGGCTAACCCTTACCTTTGCGTCCCGCTGCTTGACTTCATCTTTGGCCTTTTCTAGCTCGAATGAAACCTGCTTGCGGCTTTCGATTGCATCATCGCGGGATTTGAGGGCCTTTCGCTTTTCTGTAGTTTCTTCAGCCACTTGCTTTGATAAACGActgacttgggtttccagcgcCAGATTCTGGCCACTCCAGGACCCTTTGATGTCCGACAGCTGCAGATGAGCCTCTTCCAGGTGCTGCTCCAACAGCTTATGTTCCCGGATGAGAGCCTGCACCTGCTGCTCGGAATTCAGCTTGCCAAGCGATTCCAGTCGCGACTCCTCCACGATTTTCATGCGCTTTTTCAGGTGTCGATTCTCTTCCTGCACCGCAGCCAGTGTGGTGGTCAGAAGGTTTTTCTCCTGCTGTGAGGAATGCCGCAGCTGCTCCAGCTCGTCACGTAGATCCTCGGCCACCGATTCCATGGGACGCAGACGTTCCAGCTCCTCGCTTAGCGACTCGATTTGCTGGCTCTGCTGCCGCATGTGGCCCATCCGATCCACCGACTCCTGCTCCCGAAAGCTGAGCAGATTCTTCAGCTTGTCAATCTCGATCTGCTGCAAATTCTGGATCTTCTCCTGCTCCTCGCAGTAGATGTCCTTCTGCGTCTGGGCCACTCGCACGCTCTCCAGCAGGATCTCGTTGGTCTTGTCCACGCGGGTCTTCTCCTCCTGCAGCTGCTGCAATCCCTGCGTGACGGCGGACAGCTTCGTGGTGAGCTCGTTGCACTGGCTCCGCAGCTGGCACAGTTGCTCCGACTGCAAAGAGTACAGGTGTTTATCCGTTTACCTGTGTATACACAAATAGACTGTTTTTTCTTTACCTCATTGTAGAATCCGCCACCGCCCACATCATCAGCCGAGTTGGAATTAATGCTAACGCGGCGACTACGTAGCCggtagttgttgttgttgttgctgggaTAGCGCTGGTTGGCCGGGTGGACCACATCCTCGCCAGTTTCCtctttgattttgtttttcagagtggcaaacatttttgctGTTTTCGAGGGGGAGCTTTTCGTTGACTATTGTTTTAACTCGCTGTGTGTTGCCCCCGACTGAAGTTGGCCTGGTTTTGGTTGGGGCTGACGAAAACGTGCCCGCGGAGCGTTTATAGCATGGCGTTATATCTGTGGCCGCCGTGTTCTAGTTGCTTATCAGGCAAATGCTAATTTTCGTAAACCGTCGATGTTGTTTACCATCGATAAGAATCGACTTTCCAGAAATGGAAATCGACACAAGGCGTTGCCACCCCGCAACGGCACCTTTTTCCTTTCATGTGGCAAGGACAAACCGACGCTCGGTTGCATTCCGATAACTGACGCCAAAAACAGCTGTTTCAGCGCGCTCCATTTTCCAAACAACTGAAAAAAACCTTATTGTTAGCGTCCTTTGTGAAATTGTTAAGTGTTACAAATACTATACTGAAACTGAAACTCTAGAGGACTTCCAATGGACCAGTCTAAGCAGGTTTTGCGGGACTATTGCGGCGATGGCAATGGCACCTGCGCCTCGTCCTTGAGGGAGATCTCCTTGATTGAAACGGTGACCAGTTTTCTGGAGGAGAATGGCGCCTCGGAAATTGACAGAAGGGTGCTGCGCAAACTGGCGGAGGCCCTGTCCAAAAGTATAGACGAGTAAGTTAAGAATGGCAGTGTAAACACCATATATTACCAACAAGAGTTGATGCCACACCGATCATATGCCTTGTTTACTGCGAGTGCGCAGCAGATGAACGCCATGTGACATTGCGATCGTGCCCACTGTGATCGGGAGCTAACGCTCTCAGCTGGAGCTCTCCCAGATCCGAACGCTCGGCCCCATAGGGGGTGGTGCACTCAGAAACACATCGATACCGTGGGTGTATACCCACCCCGAAAATTGGAAGAGAGCAACAATAACACAGCCACACTGAAAAGAAATGACTGGcgatcatttttaaaaaatattttaatttgtattatattattattactataaAATGTTTGGCTATATTGTAAAATTTACAGGCAATCTTAAACTTAGCTACAGCTATGGGGCCTTAAGCTTAAAAGCTATATAACAAATCTTCAAGCTTACAAgcttattaaatttttatatgtTTAGGGAaagatataattatttttatttgagaTTCGGTgggaataaataaaatttgattACAAGCAAGATGATTATTGTATTAAATAGTTAATATCAAGCCATAAAGATTTATTATTTCAGAAAAATTGTATATTcgatttttaaaaagtcaCAAGAATTTTAGATAGTTTCgttaccaatttttttttatccgattctcagatgtggttTCATAATCCGGAAAAagagaaaattaaattaaatttatcagGGATTCTTGTGAACTGGTTAATAATAAGtacaacaaacaaacaaaaactttttagcctgttgttttttattacaacttctaattataaaaaaaggaCAGCTTAGaatttttatcaatgaatgaaaaaaaatatattcaacGCCGATCCCTAAAGTAGGCCACAAATTAATAGAAACGATTAGGGACAGAACCTACTGTGATGTAGATTCACTTTTGGGTTAAACTGTTTAAATATTTGCCCTGGCGTTTTGCAGGAATACGAGTTCGACAAAATAATTCCGCATCACAAAAAATAAGTAATGGAACCTAATGAGCTCAATTTGAAAAACTGTTCTCTCGGTGTACGGCTACGGCTATTCCGCAGTGGGAAATGCGTAACATCTGCTGAGCGCATTTTCCTTTCCTCGCAGATGAGACCGAGTTTTCCTCCCGTTCGCTCTCTCCGAAAATCGCGGCCTCTCTTAATCAGTCGCATCGCACTTTCAGTCAGTTATGTTCTAGCTTTCGGTTTATTTGGACGTATCAAGAGCATTTTTCGGTTTATTTTGCTTGCCTCTCGGCTATCAATCGTGCCATATATACACACTactcatatatatatatgtaaatagGAACAATCAGCGGGTCAAGCGTTGTGCGGGTGTATAAGTGTTTGATTGTacatatatttgtttatactGCACTAAGAGATACAAAAGTGAAAGATTGATTTGTATTTATTGCATACATCACTGTGGATAAGCGCTTCAGAGGATGCTGGTGGTTCTCGAGTGAAAAACAAATCGAAATACGTATATAGTACAGAGTGTGCTCGATTGTTCAATGTAATACATACTTAGAAATACTAAAGATGTCTGTGGTGGTGTGCCccccgttgttgttgttgttcgtTTGGTTTGTCGCCGCGATGCTGCGGCTAATTTTAGTCGGGAACAAAagtattgaaattaatttgtCTGTGGAATATAGCATTCCACACTTGAATCGACAGATGTATCATATCATTAGGTGTAGTTTAGCAATTCCTGGAATTCTTAATTTCCTCATAGGCCTCCTTATCAGTCTGGAGTTTCATACATATGCTCATGTAAGTTCTCTGTGTGTGGCTTAATACATACCTACATGCGAACACTCACGTGCATTTATTAGGGGTCATGGACTCCGGGAACTAACCCCTATGGGGTAAAAACGGAACAGAGCACTTCTTTTGTTGCCCTTTAAAACTGCAATGTGGTTCCCTACCCCGAAAACATCCTGCCCTGTAAAGTACAGTATCGGATGCTTATATATCATTTGAGGGCTCATTTAGAGATTGTTAAAATCCACAAAGAAAAAGTGTTTATCACTCAAATTGGTCATCATGTTGTGGGTTTTCATATTAACATGACTATAGAGAAAAATATTCATCGCAGAAGAGACGCACTTATTATCAAAACTTCAATTTATTGGTGCTCACAGAAACTGGTCATATGAACCGCTATATTCCCGATTTTAGGCACTTCATTTAGATAGAATTATGAATATACTTTCAGCAAGAGTATGAATGATATCCCAGAAAACTATACTTCGAATTGGTAATAACCATTTTGGCTTTTTATTCAGCCTATGATCTTTGCTCCCACATTATTTGTCAATGTTAATTCAATTATCCTTATTTACAACTTTTTTGTAgctattataattttttaagaaaaatttgtaCAATGTTTCCTAACGAAATCTATAATAACTAACATTTTCACATGGATTGTTtgttatttctttataatttaaaactgGAACATCTACTTGTCATTCCGAAAATAGTTTCAGGTAGTTACATTGCTGCTTGCATTACCTGTCCAAAAGTATCAGAGACACGGTACGTTCTCAACCATATGGTTATCATCTGAGATACTTCCTTCACATATCACTCAATATATGCTCAGTCCACTTCTGTTTATTGTTATTGTACTTCTTTGTTGAATAATGCAGGCGCCTTTGTGTGTCATTGGCCATAGTTTGACACCCACTCGAGACGCGCCAGGCAGTCAGGTAAACGAGCACAGGTTCAGGTGAGGTGAGAATGGGGTGTTAAGTGCAGTTTACCTGCCGATGTGATGGCCCTAAAACGCATCCCAGATAAAGTACAGGTGTTAACCAAGGAGACACATGTTCTA
Protein-coding regions in this window:
- the Golgin97 gene encoding golgin subfamily A member 1 isoform X1 → MFATLKNKIKEETGEDVVHPANQRYPSNNNNNYRLRSRRVSINSNSADDVGGGGFYNESEQLCQLRSQCNELTTKLSAVTQGLQQLQEEKTRVDKTNEILLESVRVAQTQKDIYCEEQEKIQNLQQIEIDKLKNLLSFREQESVDRMGHMRQQSQQIESLSEELERLRPMESVAEDLRDELEQLRHSSQQEKNLLTTTLAAVQEENRHLKKRMKIVEESRLESLGKLNSEQQVQALIREHKLLEQHLEEAHLQLSDIKGSWSGQNLALETQVSRLSKQVAEETTEKRKALKSRDDAIESRKQVSFELEKAKDEVKQRDAKVKLLEEEIDELSVALKECREENEQQILFERNKSQNLETEVKDLKTRLTAADDRFTEYASNAEQVAQKLRTQATEKQEQLDETIMQLEIEREEKMTAILRNAEIAQSEDILRQQLRLERSEATDLQDRNNQLERDICEVRQTLQQVSSTAQDNAQKLTEFEGVQLEIIEKNKTIKTLNQRLVDLKKTVQKDFRSAQISMDTESHPTTIPGHRISSSSLEAFSSGEKGNCVIMDEVNFQYLKHVIVKFLTSREVEARHLVRAVSTLLQLTSEEEKLLHDTLNWKMSWFGMKPT
- the Golgin97 gene encoding golgin subfamily A member 1 isoform X2, producing MFATLKNKIKEETGEDVVHPANQRYPSNNNNNYRLRSRRVSINSNSADDVGGGGFYNESEQLCQLRSQCNELTTKLSAVTQGLQQLQEEKTRVDKTNEILLESVRVAQTQKDIYCEEQEKIQNLQQIEIDKLKNLLSFREQESVDRMGHMRQQSQQIESLSEELERLRPMESVAEDLRDELEQLRHSSQQEKNLLTTTLAAVQEENRHLKKRMKIVEESRLESLGKLNSEQQVQALIREHKLLEQHLEEAHLQLSDIKGSWSGQNLALETQVSRLSKQVAEETTEKRKALKSRDDAIESRKQVSFELEKAKDEVKQRDAKVKLLEEEIDELSVALKECREENEQQILFERNKSIL